TCTTGCTTATATTTTTCTGACTATGAAGGTAACGTAGGGCCTGATGATCTGTATCTAGCACAAACTGATCTTGAATCAAATAATGCTCCCAATGTTTTAAGGCACGGAAGACGGCATAAAATTCTTGGTCATATGTTGACCACTTCTTGCGAACTTCACTAAGTTTTTCGCTGAAATAAGCAACGGGTCGCCCATCTTGGGAAAGAACAGCCCCTATTCCGACCCCGCACGCATCACATTCTACCTCAAATACCTTGTCGAAATTTGGTAGTGCAAGTACAGGAGGagtacataacttctcttttatcaTCGCGAAGCTATTTTCTTGCTCCAATGTCTAATTGAATTTCCCTTTCTTGAGGCAATCTGTTAGAGGTGCGGTGATCGTACTAAATTTCAAATAAAACGTCAGTAAAACGTTGCTAGTCCATGGAAGCTCCTTACCTCCGTAGCTGATGTTGGGGTGGGCCATTCGCAAATTGCTTGTACCTTTTTAGCTGATGTTGGGGTGGGCCATACTCGTATTCCATCCCCACTGATCACAAACGCAAGGAATAATAATTGTGACTGCATAAACCGACACTTTGCTAAGTTAATATACAACTTATTCGCCTGTAAGACTATCAATACCTAATGTAAGTGATTTAGATGTTCGGTCTCGTTAGAACTGAAAATCAATATATCATCGAAGTAAACAACCACAAACTTATCGATGAACGGTTTTAGTACTTGGTTCATCAAACGCATTAAAGTACTCGGGGCATTACTTAGCCCGAATGGCATTACCAACCACTCGTAGAGTCCTTCTTTTGTTTTGAAAGCGGTCTTCCACTCATCACCGGGCCGAATTCTTATTTGATGATTACCACTTCAGAGATCAATTTTCGTGAATACTTGTGCTCCGGCTAATCGATCCAGCATATCTTCGAGCCGTGGTATAGGAAACTGATACCGCACTGTAATTTTATTAATGGCCCTACTATCCACGCACATTCGCCAACTTCCATCTTTTTTTGGTGTCAATAGTGCAGGAACGGCACACGGACTCATGCTCGGACGAACTAACCCTTTGTGTAACAATTCCTCCACCATTTGTTACAGGATTGCACACTCTTTCGGGTTCATTCTATAATGTGGTAAATTGGGTAAACTAGCTCCTGGCACCAAATCTATGGCGTGTTGAATGTCTCTCATGGGAGGTAATTCGTTTGGTAGTTCGATGGGCACTAACCCCGAAAACTGCTCAAGTAATCGTTGCACGACATCGGGAATTGCAGGGCCCTTTATGTCCAAATTAGTCATCATAACCTCCTTTATTACTAGTAGACACACCTCCCTGGCTTCTTTGACATCATTCATAAATTCATGATTAGTAGGCGCAAGTGTTAGTAAACTTTCAACCTTGCTTCCCTTTGATGCTTCAGGTTTGTAtcctaaaggtaataatgttactTTATGCTCGTCCTTCACAAACTGATACACATTCTTTTGGCCATCGTGAGTAGTGTTCAAGTCAAACTGCCATGGTCGTCCAAACAAGAGATGACATGCACTCATGTCAACAATATCACACATGACTTCGTCCCTATAAAATTTCCCAATAGTAAGTGGTACCTAACACCGTTCGATAACTTTAATCCCAGGGCCGTCCATAATCCAAACTATGGTATACGGATTGGGATGTTTCTCAATGGTTAGTTTCAGCTTGGAAACCATCTCTCATGATATTATATTTTCGCAACTTCCACTGTCAATAATTAGATCAAATACCTGATCTGCAATAGTGCACCTTATACGGAACAATAAATTTCGTTGACTGTTATGCACTTTTGGGGTTAGCAATACCTTCCTGACTATGGAAACAGACACGTTTTCCCGAGGCTCATCGGGTCCGCATACCccctcatcatcatcttcatcatcagtatAACCGTACCCGTCCAATTCATCATCATATTGGGTCATGTTCACTGATTTTCGTTGCGGGCAATTATTTGATCTATGTCCCGATTGGTTACACCGATAACATTTGTCGTTTATTGGTTTGCTATACGGATTAGGAATCGGTTACTTACCAGCTGCTTTGTCAGTCACGCCTGCCTTGTTGGGTTCCGAATTTATAGGTGTGATTTTGGCTCGATGGGCGGACGTTTCCCCTACCGAACGTCGATTATTGTCACCCCCAAAGTTACCTTTATTAGTCATTGTTTCTGCGCGTCGTGCTAAGTTGTGGGCTTCTGTAAGACTCATTATCACTTGACACCCAATTTTATCCCGAATGGAAGGTCTTAAGCCATACAAGTACCTTGAAATTTGTTGCCCTTCCGTCTCCATCAGATTGTTCCGGGAGGTCAATCGTAGAAATTCCGCAGTGTATTCAGCAACCGTCTTTGATCCTTGACGTAGGGCCTGGTATTGCTCAAATAGAAATTGATCGTAATCTGGTGGTAAAAACCGAGCCATGAGCATGCACCTCATCTTAGTCCATAATTAGATAGGGGTTTTACCAGACCTTCTTCGCAAGTTTTGGGCTTGTTCCCACCATGAAGACGCACCACCTTTTAGTCGGTACGCGACTAGTTTTACTTGTTTGTTCTCCGGGATTTCAGCGAACTCAAAGAAATGCTCCACCTCTGCTATCCAATCTAGAAATTCCTCAATGTTGAGGTTTCCATTAAAAGAGGGTAGGTCAACTTTTATTCGATAATCATCATGGCGCTACGGTTGTCGTAAGGGTGGGGCTCCACCTTCTTGATCCCTATAGAACTCATCATCTGTTGATGATTCATTCTCATCATCCATATGGTACTGTTGTCATAGGTTTTGTCTAGGGTTTCGTGGTTGTTGGTTTATTAGTGGTAGAACATGCGTGTTTTGTTGTGGTGGGGGTCGAGGATGCGTACTAGAGGCAAACCTCCTGGTGTGATCTCGATCGTGCTTCAAATCGTTTAGACCAACTTCAAATTGATCTATTTGAGTTGTTAGATGTTGTAGCATATTTGTTATTGTTTCAAGCCCCTTGATCACGTCAGGGGAGTTATTAGTTTGAGTATCTTCATCGCCGGCCATTGAATCGAGGAGAAacctcgctctgataccaactgatgcGGACAAAGAGAACACACGTGCTCTTTGGAATAGATCACGAAGGAGTATTGTAAACTAACAGAGAAATTTTATTTAAGATGATCATTCCATCAGAGGATTACATGCTatataaaaagaataaaataatacggagtaataaattcCTAAAACACGGGAATGTAAATAAGGAAACAAATAAGATAATAAACTTGAAGATTTTAATGACTTGTAGATCACGTAGGACTTGTAGAACCCGGTCCCACGTCaataacactatatgctattttaaaacaaggttttgcattcataaaaagataatcgttttccaacgacaaatgttttacaaaattaaCGTGCTTCTTCGGATAAAAAGCATTAACAATAgtacgtgacacttaggtcattacaaaaccatggttcgaattcaacataagtagtgaatgcaaaataaaaagtccatgattaggagacatctctaacaaatgCAGAGTACAGCGGATGCATAATCGTCTTAGTTACCTGAGAGTAAAACatgttaaaaaggtcaacacgaatgttggtgagctatagttttattgtaaacaataaaatgatgtagaccacgagatttttttATTCAACATAGTATGAAAagaatatgcttaaccgtgggtactcggtaactaacttaataaagtaatatatatatttcaccccctaaaagtacacttggcgagtgcgttaaaatagacgaagtattaaacgcccgttgaatgctagcgcaactagcgcgagtggggat
The window above is part of the Rutidosis leptorrhynchoides isolate AG116_Rl617_1_P2 chromosome 1, CSIRO_AGI_Rlap_v1, whole genome shotgun sequence genome. Proteins encoded here:
- the LOC139853549 gene encoding uncharacterized protein, translating into MTQYDDELDGYGYTDDEDDDEGVCGPDEPRENVSVSIVRKVLLTPKVHNSQRNLLFRIRCTIADQVPLTIGKFYRDEVMCDIVDMSACHLLFGRPWQFDLNTTHDGQKNVYQFVKDEHKVTLLPLGYKPEASKGSKVESLLTLAPTNHEFMNDVKEAREVCLLVIKEVMMTNLDIKGPAIPDVVQRLLEQFSGLVPIELPNELPPMRDIQHAIDLVPGASLPNLPHYRMNPKECAIL